One Balaenoptera ricei isolate mBalRic1 chromosome 16, mBalRic1.hap2, whole genome shotgun sequence genomic window carries:
- the EGR2 gene encoding E3 SUMO-protein ligase EGR2 — translation MMTAKAVDKIPVTLSGFVHQLSDNIYPVEDLAATSVTIFPNAELGGPFDQMNGVAGDGMINIDMTGEKRSLDLPYPSSFAPVSAPRNQTFTYMGKFSIDPQYPGASCYPEGIINIVSAGILQGVTSPASTTASSSVTSASPNPLATGPLGVCTMSQTQPDLDHLYSPPPPPPYSGCAGDLYQDPSAFLSAATTSTSSSLAYPPPPSYPSPKPATDPGLFPMIPDYPGFFPSQCQRDLHGAAGPDRKPFPCPLDSLRVPPPLTPLSTIRNFTLGGPSAGATGPGASGGSEGPRLPGSGSAAAAAAAYNPHHLPLRPILRPRKYPNRPSKTPVHERPYPCPAEGCDRRFSRSDELTRHIRIHTGHKPFQCRICMRNFSRSDHLTTHIRTHTGEKPFACDYCGRKFARSDERKRHTKIHLRQKERKSSAPSSTVPAASSTSCTGGAQAGGTLCGSNSSTIGGGSLGPCSSRTRTP, via the exons ATGATGACCGCCAAGGCCGTAGACAAAATCCCAGTAACTCTCAGTGGTTTTGTGCACCAGCTGTCTGACAACATCTACCCGGTGGAGGACCTCGCCGCGACGTCGGTGACCATCTTCCCCAATGCCGAACTGGGAGGCCCCTTTGACCAGATGAACGGAGTGGCCGGAG atGGCATGATCAACATTGACATGACTGGAGAGAAGAGGTCCTTGGATCTCCCATATCCCAGCAGCTTTGCTCCCGTCTCTGCACCCCGAAACCAGACCTTCACTTACATGGGCAAGTTCTCCATTGACCCCCAGTACCCCGGTGCTAGCTGCTACCCAGAAGGCATCATCAACATTGTGAGTGCAGGCATCCTGCAAGGGGTCACCTCCCCAGCTTCCACCACAGCCTCATCCAGCGTCACCTCTGCCTCCCCCAACCCACTGGCCACTGGACCCTTGGGTGTATGCACCATGTCTCAGACCCAGCCTGACCTGGACCACCTCTACTCTCCACCGCCGCCTCCTCCTTATTCTGGCTGTGCAGGAGACCTCTACCAGGACCCCTCGGCATTCCTGTCGGcagccaccacctccacctcctcctctctgGCCTACCCACCACCTCCTTCCTACCCGTCCCCCAAGCCAGCCACGGACCCAGGTCTCTTCCCCATGATCCCAGACTATCCTGGATTTTTCCCATCACAGTGCCAGAGAGACCTACATGGTGCAGCTGGCCCAGACCGCAAGCCCTTTCCCTGCCCCCTGGACTCCCTGCGAGTCCCCCCTCCACTCACTCCGCTTTCCACCATCCGCAACTTTACCCTGGGAGGGCCCAGTGCTGGGGCCACAGGGCCAGGGGCCAGTGGAGGCAGCGAGGGACCCCGGCTACCTGGCAGCGGCTCCGCAGCTGCCGCTGCTGCCGCCTATAACCCACACCATCTGCCGCTGCGGCCTATTTTGAGGCCTCGAAAGTACCCCAACAGGCCTAGCAAGACCCCAGTGCATGAGAGGCCCTACCCGTGCCCAGCAGAAGGCTGTGACCGGCGCTTCTCCCGCTCCGACGAGCTAACACGGCACATCCGAATCCACACGGGGCACAAGCCCTTCCAGTGTCGGATCTGCATGCGCAACTTCAGCCGCAGCGACCACCTCACTACCCACATCCGCACCCACACTGGCGAGAAGCCCTTTGCCTGTGATTACTGTGGCCGCAAGTTTGCCCGGAGTGATGAGAGGAAGCGCCACACCAAGATCCACCTGAGGCAGAAGGAACGCAAGAGCAGTGCCCCCTCCTCGACGGTGCCAGCCGCCTCCAGCACCTCCTGCACTGGGGGCGCGCAGGCTGGGGGGACCCTGTGCGGCAGCAACAGCAGCACTATTGGTGGAGGGTCACTCGGCCCTTGCTCATCTCGGACCCGGACACCTTGA
- the ADO gene encoding 2-aminoethanethiol dioxygenase: MPRDNMASLIQRIARQACLTFRGSGGSRSSSDRGEAPGPEAPISQGFPENLSKLKSLLTLVRAEDLNISPRKATLQPLRPNLPPVTYMHICETDGFSLGVFLLKSGTSIPLHDHPGMHGILKVLYGTVRISCMDKLEVGSGQRPRAPPPEQQFEPALQPGERDAVRPGVLRSRAEYTAASGPCVLTPHRDNLHQIDAVEGPAAFLDILAPPYDPDDGRDCHYYRVLEPVRAREASGSACDLPREVWLLETPQADDFWCEGEPYPGPKVFP; this comes from the coding sequence ATGCCCCGAGACAACATGGCCTCCCTGATCCAACGGATAGCCCGCCAGGCGTGCCTCACCTTCCGGGGCAGCGGGGGCAGCCGCAGCTCTTCCGACCGCGGCGAGGCGCCAGGCCCCGAGGCGCCGATTTCGCAGGGCTTCCCGGAGAACCTGAGCAAGCTGAAGAGCCTGCTGACCCTGGTCCGCGCGGAGGACCTGAACATCTCCCCGCGCAAGGCCACGCTGCAGCCGCTGAGGCCCAACCTGCCGCCGGTCACCTATATGCACATCTGCGAGACAGACGGCTTCAGCCTCGGCGTGTTCCTGCTGAAGAGCGGCACCTCCATCCCGCTGCACGACCACCCGGGCATGCACGGCATCCTCAAGGTGCTCTACGGCACCGTGCGCATCAGCTGCATGGACAAGCTGGAGGTGGGCAGCGGGCAACGGCCGCGGGCCCCGCCACCAGAGCAGCAGTTCGAGCCGGCGTTGCAGCCCGGGGAGCGGGACGCGGTAAGGCCGGGTGTGCTGCGCTCGCGGGCGGAGTACACGGCGGCCAGCGGCCCCTGCGTCCTCACGCCGCACCGGGACAACCTGCACCAGATCGACGCTGTGGAGGGGCCCGCCGCTTTCCTGGACATCCTGGCCCCGCCCTACGACCCCGACGACGGCCGGGACTGCCACTATTACCGGGTGCTGGAGCCTGTCAGGGCCAGGGAGGCCTCCGGCTCGGCCTGTGACCTGCCCCGAGAGGTGTGGCTCCTGGAGACCCCGCAGGCCGATGACTTCTGGTGCGAGGGGGAGCCCTATCCAGGTCCCAAGGTCTTCCCTTGA